One Alcanivorax sp. REN37 DNA window includes the following coding sequences:
- a CDS encoding FKBP-type peptidyl-prolyl cis-trans isomerase produces MQIAENSVVLMHYTLTNSAGEKLDCSRDRGEPLGYLHGHGNIIPGLEKELTGKQTGDKLVVTVQPEEGYGERHDGLIQDVPREAFQGVDDLQPGMQFQASTEMGPRMFTITAVDGDTITVDGNHPLAGEVLQFDVEITDVRAASAEELEHGHVHGEGGHAH; encoded by the coding sequence ATGCAGATTGCAGAAAATTCCGTGGTGCTGATGCACTACACCCTCACCAACAGCGCCGGCGAGAAACTGGACTGCTCCCGTGACCGTGGCGAGCCGCTGGGCTACCTGCACGGGCACGGCAACATCATCCCGGGTCTGGAAAAAGAGCTGACCGGCAAGCAGACCGGCGACAAGCTGGTGGTGACGGTACAGCCGGAAGAAGGCTACGGCGAACGCCACGACGGCCTGATTCAAGACGTGCCGCGCGAAGCGTTCCAGGGCGTTGACGACCTGCAACCGGGCATGCAATTTCAAGCCAGCACCGAAATGGGCCCGCGCATGTTCACCATCACCGCGGTCGACGGCGACACCATCACTGTGGACGGCAACCACCCGCTGGCCGGTGAAGTGCTGCAGTTCGACGTTGAGATCACCGACGTGCGTGCTGCCAGTGCAGAAGAGCTGGAGCACGGTCACGTACACGGCGAAGGTGGCCACGCCCACTGA